From a single Kryptolebias marmoratus isolate JLee-2015 linkage group LG17, ASM164957v2, whole genome shotgun sequence genomic region:
- the si:dkey-94l16.4 gene encoding retinoic acid-induced protein 1 isoform X4 — protein MEQPPGSLDDLQPQNVSTSTMPTVINLSRREEDHALASTPHAVLRMVKSPGWYPDSRTASEAGSSDVTPQPGEHVQPDNALSHTTVTVSYKSRSHVISARSPLSQRSPLYSVSPISRFSFHPQGGTDNGVGESSYALSQGYSERAEEPVNLAAQSEAFRPFPRAQAGPGSDAGSSRVQEPLGSNGREVSGDRFAERPPRDNEACELPEEARNGLENGQNSDGWSSSGALNGSSLETCTLVREEEEQDEERGSSVLFVLSEKQDSAVVSDSAGATNLCSFSREYRSPLEDPVSPSATSLDDVEDVFLLPQASSSPSVDTSYPERDEGDSERPPEWPAQPSSGVSHDPATLVSGDETEQPAHGWKATSEPSTDESENNRVVLHINGNAATLETTLTGRKLPARLGRGTRLEAIVMNINSSRYKVSGRILGNKKTSASQSTPPDSTLSTSQRSGSFSRRRGKVKLPFSVKQKVPVKKRKRGTIKSASCNDSAAVSEPDNKTKSCSGALTKSPRCGRSKREPARPPHISSVRSRRNPSAVHRNSKKEPELLSQPELSAQTKVPRFSPPLPQSKSPKKNPGKTKSKSPASEVSPTAKTKPARTPKRRRKKPRRSQTSSIFSPKEPEIKLKYVNYREERRDPRLDAFSSFVRVERQESSPALCTLINYPEDVTSLPKKGQQQQAFISAAVPTTSCLRLGRPSTHSQHRRALACCLCGQSANAMDLGDLHGPYYPEGHRPSAKAPAGGSGFKEDDYSDSDSSSFSVRAMPRALAQAAHMKQKGPLARSRWAGDGASSPEAKRPRPDAGPADAQDWYSPPVLPQEPCEYWLHEDCGVWSAGVFLVKGRVYGLEEAVKVAQETMCSACHAPGATLGCFFKGCANKYHYRCALGSTDCVLVEENFSMKCKKHKNKTLKAPPGSRRGDR, from the exons ATGGAGCAGCCACCTGGGAGCTTGGACGATCTACAGCCTCAGAATGTCTCCACCTCCACCATGCCCACTGTGATCAACCTGAGCAGGAGAGAGGAGGACCACGCCCTCGCCTCCACACCTCACGCCGTCCTGCGGATGGTCAAGAGCCCCGGCTGGTACCCGGACTCCAGGACTGCCAGCGAGGCCGGCTCCTCGGATGTCACGCCACAGCCGGGGGAGCACGTTCAACCAGACAATGCCTTATCCCACACTACAGTCACCGTGTCTTACAAGAGCAGGTCTCACGTCATCTCCGCTCGCAGCCCCTTATCTCAGCGGTCGCCTCTTTACAGCGTGTCGCCTATCAGCAGGTTCTCCTTCCACCCTCAAGGCGGCACAGATAACGGGGTCGGCGAGAGCAGCTACGCACTGAGCCAAGGTTACTCGGAGCGGGCGGAGGAGCCCGTAAACCTCGCCGCACAGAGCGAAGCTTTTCGCCCGTTTCCTCGGGCGCAGGCGGGGCCGGGCAGCGATGCGGGAAGTAGCCGTGTGCAGGAGCCCCTTGGGTCCAACGGCAGAGAGGTTTCCGGTGACAGATTCGCAGAAAGGCCTCCGCGAGACAACGAGGCGTGCGAGCTTCCCGAGGAAGCCAGGAACGGTTTGGAGAACGGTCAAAACAGCGATGGCTGGTCAAGTTCAGGAGCGCTTAACGGATCTTCACTGGAGACTTGCACTCTtgtcagagaggaggaggagcaggacgAGGAGAGAGGGAGCTCTGTGCTCTTCGTTTTGTCTGAGAAGCAGGACTCGGCGGTGGTCTCGGACAGCGCAGGTGCTACAAATCTGTGTTCGTTCAGCAGGGAGTACAGGAGTCCTCTGGAGGACCCCGTCTCCCCATCCGCTACCTCACTGGACGATGTGGAGGACGTGTTCCTGCTCCCTCAGGCCTCCAGCTCACCCAGCGTTGACACATCTTACCCAGAGAGAGATGAGGGGGACTCGGAAAGGCCCCCGGAATGGCCCGCTCAGCCGAGCTCTGGTGTCAGCCATGACCCCGCAACATTAGTTTCAGGCGACGAGACTGAACAACCAGCCCATGGATGGAAAGCCACATCGGAGCCTTCGACGGATGAATCGGAAAACAACAGGGTTGTTCTTCACATTAACGGGAACGCGGCGACACTAGAGACGACTCTAACGGGAAGGAAGCTGCCAGCCCGTCTTGGTAGAGGGACTCGCCTGGAGGCGATAGTCATGAACATAAATTCAAGCCGGTATAAAGTATCAGGACGCATACTCGGCAATAAAAAAACCAGCGCCTCCCAGTCCACACCTCCTGATTCTACCTTAAGCACTTCTCAGAGGAGTGGCAGTTTCTCGAGAAGGAGAGGCAAAGTAAAACTTCCTTTCTCCGTGAAACAAAAAGTGCCGGTGAAAAAACGCAAACGTGGTACCATTAAGTCCGCCTCCTGCAAcgactctgctgctgtttctgaacCGGACAACAAGACGAAGTCTTGTAGCGGCGCACTTACAAAAAGTCCTCGGTGTGGGAGGTCGAAACGAGAACCAGCACGCCCACCGCATATCAGCTCCGTCAGGTCGAGAAGGAACCCCTCCGCTGTGCACAGGAACTCCAAGAAGGAGCCAGAGCTGCTCTCTCAGCCTGAACTGTCGGCGCAAACGAAAGTGCCAAGGTTCTCGCCCCCACTGCCACAATCAAAATCTCCAAAGAAGAACCCAGGCAAAACCAAAAGCAAATCTCCTGCTAGCGAAGTGTCTCCCACTGCCAAGACGAAGCCAGCTCGTACGCCAAAACGGAGGCGGAAGAAACCCAGGCGGAGCCAGACCTCTTCTATCTTCTCCCCGAAGGAGCCGGAGATCAAACTCAAATACGTCAACTacagggaggagaggagggaccCCAGGTTGGACGCCTTCTCCTCGTTCGTTCGCGTGGAGCGTCAGGAGTCGTCGCCGGCGCTGTGCACTCTAATCAACTACCCCGAGGATGTAACGTCGCTGCCGAAGAagggccagcagcagcaggcttTCATATCCGCAGCCGTGCccaccacttcctgtctgcggCTGGGCCGGCCGTCCACGCACAGCCAGCATCGGCGTGCGCTCGCCTGCTGCCTGTGCGGCCAGTCGGCCAACGCCATGGACCTGGGGGACCTGCACGGGCCGTATTACCCCGAAGGGCACCGGCCGAGCGCCAAAGCACCGGCCGGCGGCTCGGGCTTCAAAGAGGACGACTACAGCGATTCAGACTCTTCGTCCTTCAGTGTGAGGGCCATGCCGCGGGCCCTCGCGCAGGCCGCTCATATGAAGCAGAAGGGCCCCCTGGCGAGAAGCAGGTGGGCCGGGGACGGCGCGAGCAGCCCCGAGGCTAAGCGGCCGCGGCCCGACGCCGGCCCAGCAGACGCTCAGGACTGGTACAGCCCGCCCGTGCTGCCCCAGGAGCCGTGTGAGTACTGGCTCCACGAGGACTGCGGCGTCTGGTCTGCGGGCGTGTTCCTCGTGAAGGGCAGAGTCTACGGGCTGGAGGAGGCCGTCAAGGTGGCTCAGGAGACG ATGTGTTCGGCGTGTCATGCTCCAGGCGCGACGCTGGGCTGCTTCTTCAAAGGCTGCGCTAACAAATACCACTACAGGTGTGCTCTGGGCTCAA cGGACTGCGTGCTCGTCGAGGAGAATTTCTCCATGAAATGCAAGAAGCACAAG AACAAGACACTGAAAGCACCTCCAGGGAGCCGGCGGGGCGACAGGTGA